The Brachypodium distachyon chloroplast, complete genome DNA window AAGAACATTTCAGAATGCAAAAATATGCAAGTTTTATCTTGATCATTCATCGACCCTTTCCTGTTTATTAGTTTTGTCTAATAATTAATTACGAGGATTCACCAGGCCGTTGATACGGATAATATCCAAATACCAAATACGCTCACTATGCGATCCACGGAAATAAAAAAGGGTTGTTTTGGTGAACATCAAAGAAAAAACTGGGTCTTCTTCCGTAAAAAATTCTTCTAAAAATACCGAGCCCAATCGTTGCATAAAAGTTCGTACCGTGCTTTTATGTTTACGAGCTAAAGTTCTAGCGCATGAAAGTCGAAGTATATACTTTAGTCGATACAAAGTCCGTTTTTTGGAAGATCCACTATGATAATGAAAAAGATTTTTACATATCTGACCAAATCGATCAAGAATATCCCAATCAGATAACTCTGTCCAAATGGGTTTACTAATAGGATGCCCCGATCCAGTACAAAATTGAGCTTTTGATAAAGATCCTATGAGGAGAGTAGCGGGGACTATGGTATCGAATTTTATCATTCGAGTATCTATTAGAAAAGAATTCTCCAGCATTTGATTCCTTACTAACAAAGGACTTTTTGGTACACTTGAAAGGTACCCCAAAAAATCGAAGCAAGAGTTTGCCAATTGGTTTAGATGGATCCTTCGCGGTTGAGTCCAAAAAGAAAAAGAATATTGGCAGAAATTGACAAGGTACCATTTCCATTTCTTCTTCAAAAAAAGAGTTCCTTTTGATGCAAGAATTGCCTTTCCTTGATATCGAACATAATGCATAAGAGGATCCATAAAGAACCATAAGGTTTTCCGAAAAAAACCAGGGTCCATTATCCCAAAATGTTCCATCTTCCTAGAAAAGTGGATTCGTTCCAAAAATCCTCCAGAAGATGCTAATGGTAAGCAAGAAGATTGTTTACGAAGAAACAACAAAAAAAACTCATATTCTGATACATAAGAGTTATATAGGAATCGAAATAGTCTTTTATTTTCTTTTTTTAAAAGAAAAAAAGATTTGATTGAAGTAATAAAACTATTCCAATTCGAATTGTAGTTGAGAAAGAATCGCAATAAATGCAAAGATGGAACATCTTGGATATGGTATTGAAGGAGTTGAACCAAGATTTCCAAATGGATAGGATAGGGTATTTCTATATGTGATAGATAATGCAAATGC harbors:
- the matK gene encoding maturase K encodes the protein MEKFEEISEKHKSRQQYFVYPLLFQEFLYAFAHDYGLNDSEPVEIVSCNNKKFSSLLVKRLIIRMYQQNFWINSVNHPNQDRLLDYKNFFYSEFFSQILSEGFSIVVEIPFSLRESFCPKEKEIPKFQNLRSIHSIFSFLEDKFLHLHYLSHIEIPYPIHLEILVQLLQYHIQDVPSLHLLRFFLNYNSNWNSFITSIKSFFLLKKENKRLFRFLYNSYVSEYEFFLLFLRKQSSCLPLASSGGFLERIHFSRKMEHFGIMDPGFFRKTLWFFMDPLMHYVRYQGKAILASKGTLFLKKKWKWYLVNFCQYSFSFWTQPRRIHLNQLANSCFDFLGYLSSVPKSPLLVRNQMLENSFLIDTRMIKFDTIVPATLLIGSLSKAQFCTGSGHPISKPIWTELSDWDILDRFGQICKNLFHYHSGSSKKRTLYRLKYILRLSCARTLARKHKSTVRTFMQRLGSVFLEEFFTEEDPVFSLMFTKTTLFYFRGSHSERIWYLDIIRINGLVNPRN